A single window of Lemur catta isolate mLemCat1 unplaced genomic scaffold, mLemCat1.pri scaffold_63_ctg1, whole genome shotgun sequence DNA harbors:
- the LOC123629928 gene encoding putative coiled-coil domain-containing protein 144C isoform X3: MNNLESQVSNMTTAPEDFHCIELEKYKHFYQLELEDRKYLPKKLKIATERPAAFSSSLVAETQETRSFSGPCTMSTESASAGTVVDGLGLHREFPGREYSLFSSSCPWTLDTSLKNNLSEMQQELEEITVGLEVDGK, encoded by the exons ATGAATAATCTTGAATCCCAAGTCTCCAATATGACAACTGCTCCAGAAGATTTTCATTGTattgaactggaaaaatataaacacttctaTCAATTAgagttagaagacagaaaatacttgccaaagaaactaaaaat AGCTACTGAGAGGCCAGCAGCGTTCAGTAGCAGTCTTGTTGCAGAGACACAGGAGACCAGAAGTTTCTCTGGCCCTTGTACAATGAGCACAGAGTCAGCTTCTGCTGGAACTGTTGTTGATGGgttaggtcttcacagagaatttcctggaagagaatactcactgttttcttcttcctgcccatGGACTTTAGATACCAGCTTGAAGAATAACTTGAGTGAG atGCAGCAGGAGTTGGAAGAAATAACTGTAGGACTAGAAGTAG ATGGGAAATAG
- the LOC123629928 gene encoding putative coiled-coil domain-containing protein 144C isoform X1 — protein MNNLESQVSNMTTAPEDFHCIELEKYKHFYQLELEDRKYLPKKLKIATERPAAFSSSLVAETQETRSFSGPCTMSTESASAGTVVDGLGLHREFPGREYSLFSSSCPWTLDTSLKNNLSEMQQELEEITVGLEVDLDHVCFDKCITEVILWIFSLHPNMGSTSDLSYS, from the exons ATGAATAATCTTGAATCCCAAGTCTCCAATATGACAACTGCTCCAGAAGATTTTCATTGTattgaactggaaaaatataaacacttctaTCAATTAgagttagaagacagaaaatacttgccaaagaaactaaaaat AGCTACTGAGAGGCCAGCAGCGTTCAGTAGCAGTCTTGTTGCAGAGACACAGGAGACCAGAAGTTTCTCTGGCCCTTGTACAATGAGCACAGAGTCAGCTTCTGCTGGAACTGTTGTTGATGGgttaggtcttcacagagaatttcctggaagagaatactcactgttttcttcttcctgcccatGGACTTTAGATACCAGCTTGAAGAATAACTTGAGTGAG atGCAGCAGGAGTTGGAAGAAATAACTGTAGGACTAGAAGTAG atTTAGATCATGTGTGTTTTGACAAGTGTATCACAGAAGTGATCCTGTGGATCTTCTCTTTGCATCCTAACATGGGATCTACATCTgatttgtcttattcctga
- the LOC123629928 gene encoding putative coiled-coil domain-containing protein 144C isoform X2, with translation MNNLESQVSNMTTAPEDFHCIELEKYKHFYQLELEDRKYLPKKLKIATERPAAFSSSLVAETQETRSFSGPCTMSTESASAGTVVDGLGLHREFPGREYSLFSSSCPWTLDTSLKNNLSEMQQELEEITVGLEVGAAGYGPLEEFLL, from the exons ATGAATAATCTTGAATCCCAAGTCTCCAATATGACAACTGCTCCAGAAGATTTTCATTGTattgaactggaaaaatataaacacttctaTCAATTAgagttagaagacagaaaatacttgccaaagaaactaaaaat AGCTACTGAGAGGCCAGCAGCGTTCAGTAGCAGTCTTGTTGCAGAGACACAGGAGACCAGAAGTTTCTCTGGCCCTTGTACAATGAGCACAGAGTCAGCTTCTGCTGGAACTGTTGTTGATGGgttaggtcttcacagagaatttcctggaagagaatactcactgttttcttcttcctgcccatGGACTTTAGATACCAGCTTGAAGAATAACTTGAGTGAG atGCAGCAGGAGTTGGAAGAAATAACTGTAGGACTAGAAGTAG gtgctgctggataCGGTCCTCTAGAAGAGTTTCTCCTCTAG